From a single Coturnix japonica isolate 7356 chromosome 25, Coturnix japonica 2.1, whole genome shotgun sequence genomic region:
- the TARS2 gene encoding threonine--tRNA ligase, mitochondrial isoform X1, producing the protein MAPRCGSEPQHGHRCCPRPHFAERLRLFERLKADREQQDGTHHGRDPSEGTPIRISLPGGRLLPGRALQSTPRHVAEQLGRRSAVLARVNGELRDLERPLESDVELELLDFTAPEGREAFWQSSAFILGAAVEQFYGATICSTVATEDGFFCDAHMGDRTVQRSELQVLEDACMAFIRSQHLFERLEATREELLELFKHNSFQLQRIEEEVTTPTATVYRCGPLLQLCRGPLLPHTGLIGALRVLTSSAAFWESPSGRLSLQRIAAIAFPSTQELQAWQQAQDAAALRDHRRIGKEQELFFFHALSPGSCFFLPRGAHIYNTLIDFIRSEYQARGFSEVVTPNIFSPRLWELSGHWQHYSANMFSFTAGTETLSLKPMNCPAHCLMFTHRPRSWRELPLRLADFGVLHRNEPPGSLTGLTRVRRFQQDDAHIFCTMEQVGVPPVSPLYPPCVPCSPAHSVVPQLEAEIGACLDFVRSVYATLGFSFQMALATRPDGFLGDAATWDRAEQQLEKSLQDFGEPWELSQGDGAFYGPKIDIRIQDALGRHHQCGTIQLDFQMPERFGLEYASAAGGMARPVLIHRAVLGSVERMVAVLAESCGGKWPLWLSPLQAMVIPQAPDTEGYAREVHAMLRRDGVMADLDADAGATLGRKIRRAQLNHYNFQLVVGRREQENCTVSIRTRDNRQLGEHNLHQVLQRLRELRDTRVPNAEELF; encoded by the exons ATGGCACCGAGATGCGGGTCTGAACCCCAACATGGACATCGCTGCTGCCCCAGG ccccatttcgCCGAACGGCTGCGGCTTTTCGAGCGGCTGAAAGCGGACCGCGAGCAGCAGGATGGCACCCACCATGGAAGAGACCCCTCGGAGGGGACCCCCATCCGTATCTCGCTGCCCGGGGGTCGCCTCCTTCCCGGCCGGGCTCTGCAGAGCACCCCGCGCCACGTAGCCGAGCAATTGGG GCGCCGCTCGGCGGTGCTGGCCCGGGTGAACGGGGAGCTGCGGGACCTGGAGCGGCCCCTGGAGAGCGACGTGGAGTTGGAGCTGCTCGACTTCACCGCGCCGGAGGGTCGCGAA GCTTTCTGGCAGTCCAGCGCCTTCAtcctgggagcagcagtggaGCAGTTCTATGGAGCcaccatctgcagtactgtCGCCACTGAGGATGGCTTCTTCTGCGATGCCCACATGGGTGACAG GACGGTGCAGCGCAGtgagctgcaggtgctggaggATGCCTGCATGGCCTTCATCCGCTCCCAGCACCTCTTTGAGCGCCTCGAGGCCACTcgtgaggagctgctggagctcttcAAG CACAacagcttccagctgcagcGAATTGAAGAGGAGGTGACGACCCCAACAGCCACTGTGTATAG gtgtggCCCATTGCTCCAGCTGTGCCGTGGTCCCCTCCTCCCACACACGGGGCTGATTGGGGCACTGCGCGTCCTGACC agctcagctgcgTTCTGGGAGAGCCCTTCAGGCCGCCTCTCGTTGCAGCGCATCGCTGCCATCGCCTTCCCCAGCACGCAGGAGCTGCAGGCCTGGCAGCAGGCACAGGATGCAGCTGCACTCCGTGACCATCGTCGCATCGGGAAG GAGCAGGAACTCTTCTTCTTCCACGCCCTCAGCCCTGGCAGCTGCTTCTTCCTGCCCCGTGGTGCCCACATTTACAACACCCTCATTGACTTCATCAGG aGCGAGTACCAGGCAAGGGGCTTCAGCGAGGTGGTGACCCCCAACATCTTCAGCCCACGCCTCTGGGAGCTCTCAGGGCACTGGCAGCACTACAGCGCCAACATGTTCTCCTTCACCGCTGGCACCGAGACGCTCTCACTCAAACCCATGAACTGCCCGGCCCACTG CCTCATGTTCACCCACCGGCCGCGATCGTGGCGGGAGCTGCCTCTGCGCCTGGCTGACTTTGGGGTGCTGCATCGCAATGAGCCCCCTGGCTCCCTGACTGGGCTGACTCGCGTAAGGCGCTTCCAACAAGATGATGCTCACATCTTCTGTACAATGGAACAGGTGGGTGTCCCCCCTGTGTCCCCCCTGTATCCCCCCTGTGTCCCCTGTTCCCCTGCTCACAGTGTTGTCCCACAGCTGGAGGCTGAGATTGGTGCCTGCTTGGATTTCGTGCGCTCCGTCTACGCCACGCTGGGTTTCTCCTTCCAAATGGCTCTGGCCACACGCCCCGATGGCTTCCTGGGGGATGCTGCAACCTGGGACCGTGCTGAGCAG CAGTTGGAGAAGAGCCTCCAAGATTTTGGGGAGCCCTGGGAGCTGAGTCAGGGTGACGGTGCTTTTTATGGCCCCAAG ATCGATATCCGGATCCAGGATGCACTGGGGAGGCATCATCAGTGTGGCACCATCCAGCTGGATTTCCAGATGCCCGAGAGGTTTGGGCTGGAGTATGCCAG TGCAGCTGGAGGGATGGCACGGCCGGTGCTGATCCACCGCGCGGTGCTGGGCTCCGTGGAGCGCATGGTGGCCGTGCTGGCCGAGAGCTGCGGCGGTAAATG GCCGCTCTGGCTCTCCCCACTGCAGGCAATGGTGATCCCGCAGGCACCTGACACTGAGGGCTATGCCCGCGAG GTCCATGCCATGCTGCGGCGGGACGGCGTGATGGCTGACCTGGATGCTGATGCGGGTGCCACACTGGGCAGGAAGATTCGCCGGGCACAACTCAACCACTACAACTTCCAGCTGG TGGTCGGCCGCAGGGAGCAGGAAAACTGCACCGTCAGCATCCGCACGCGGGACAACCGGCAGCTGGGGGAGCACAACCTGCACCAGGTGCTGCAGCGGCTGCGGGAGCTGCGGGACACCCGCGTCCCCAACGCTGAGGAACTCTTTtga
- the TARS2 gene encoding threonine--tRNA ligase, mitochondrial isoform X2: protein MPAVLSGGRLLLRGSRRWYRPHFAERLRLFERLKADREQQDGTHHGRDPSEGTPIRISLPGGRLLPGRALQSTPRHVAEQLGRRSAVLARVNGELRDLERPLESDVELELLDFTAPEGREAFWQSSAFILGAAVEQFYGATICSTVATEDGFFCDAHMGDRTVQRSELQVLEDACMAFIRSQHLFERLEATREELLELFKHNSFQLQRIEEEVTTPTATVYRCGPLLQLCRGPLLPHTGLIGALRVLTSSAAFWESPSGRLSLQRIAAIAFPSTQELQAWQQAQDAAALRDHRRIGKEQELFFFHALSPGSCFFLPRGAHIYNTLIDFIRSEYQARGFSEVVTPNIFSPRLWELSGHWQHYSANMFSFTAGTETLSLKPMNCPAHCLMFTHRPRSWRELPLRLADFGVLHRNEPPGSLTGLTRVRRFQQDDAHIFCTMEQVGVPPVSPLYPPCVPCSPAHSVVPQLEAEIGACLDFVRSVYATLGFSFQMALATRPDGFLGDAATWDRAEQQLEKSLQDFGEPWELSQGDGAFYGPKIDIRIQDALGRHHQCGTIQLDFQMPERFGLEYASAAGGMARPVLIHRAVLGSVERMVAVLAESCGGKWPLWLSPLQAMVIPQAPDTEGYAREVHAMLRRDGVMADLDADAGATLGRKIRRAQLNHYNFQLVVGRREQENCTVSIRTRDNRQLGEHNLHQVLQRLRELRDTRVPNAEELF from the exons ATGCCCGCCGTGCTGAGCGGGGGGCGGCTGCTGCTGCGGGGGTCCCGGCGGTGGTACCGG ccccatttcgCCGAACGGCTGCGGCTTTTCGAGCGGCTGAAAGCGGACCGCGAGCAGCAGGATGGCACCCACCATGGAAGAGACCCCTCGGAGGGGACCCCCATCCGTATCTCGCTGCCCGGGGGTCGCCTCCTTCCCGGCCGGGCTCTGCAGAGCACCCCGCGCCACGTAGCCGAGCAATTGGG GCGCCGCTCGGCGGTGCTGGCCCGGGTGAACGGGGAGCTGCGGGACCTGGAGCGGCCCCTGGAGAGCGACGTGGAGTTGGAGCTGCTCGACTTCACCGCGCCGGAGGGTCGCGAA GCTTTCTGGCAGTCCAGCGCCTTCAtcctgggagcagcagtggaGCAGTTCTATGGAGCcaccatctgcagtactgtCGCCACTGAGGATGGCTTCTTCTGCGATGCCCACATGGGTGACAG GACGGTGCAGCGCAGtgagctgcaggtgctggaggATGCCTGCATGGCCTTCATCCGCTCCCAGCACCTCTTTGAGCGCCTCGAGGCCACTcgtgaggagctgctggagctcttcAAG CACAacagcttccagctgcagcGAATTGAAGAGGAGGTGACGACCCCAACAGCCACTGTGTATAG gtgtggCCCATTGCTCCAGCTGTGCCGTGGTCCCCTCCTCCCACACACGGGGCTGATTGGGGCACTGCGCGTCCTGACC agctcagctgcgTTCTGGGAGAGCCCTTCAGGCCGCCTCTCGTTGCAGCGCATCGCTGCCATCGCCTTCCCCAGCACGCAGGAGCTGCAGGCCTGGCAGCAGGCACAGGATGCAGCTGCACTCCGTGACCATCGTCGCATCGGGAAG GAGCAGGAACTCTTCTTCTTCCACGCCCTCAGCCCTGGCAGCTGCTTCTTCCTGCCCCGTGGTGCCCACATTTACAACACCCTCATTGACTTCATCAGG aGCGAGTACCAGGCAAGGGGCTTCAGCGAGGTGGTGACCCCCAACATCTTCAGCCCACGCCTCTGGGAGCTCTCAGGGCACTGGCAGCACTACAGCGCCAACATGTTCTCCTTCACCGCTGGCACCGAGACGCTCTCACTCAAACCCATGAACTGCCCGGCCCACTG CCTCATGTTCACCCACCGGCCGCGATCGTGGCGGGAGCTGCCTCTGCGCCTGGCTGACTTTGGGGTGCTGCATCGCAATGAGCCCCCTGGCTCCCTGACTGGGCTGACTCGCGTAAGGCGCTTCCAACAAGATGATGCTCACATCTTCTGTACAATGGAACAGGTGGGTGTCCCCCCTGTGTCCCCCCTGTATCCCCCCTGTGTCCCCTGTTCCCCTGCTCACAGTGTTGTCCCACAGCTGGAGGCTGAGATTGGTGCCTGCTTGGATTTCGTGCGCTCCGTCTACGCCACGCTGGGTTTCTCCTTCCAAATGGCTCTGGCCACACGCCCCGATGGCTTCCTGGGGGATGCTGCAACCTGGGACCGTGCTGAGCAG CAGTTGGAGAAGAGCCTCCAAGATTTTGGGGAGCCCTGGGAGCTGAGTCAGGGTGACGGTGCTTTTTATGGCCCCAAG ATCGATATCCGGATCCAGGATGCACTGGGGAGGCATCATCAGTGTGGCACCATCCAGCTGGATTTCCAGATGCCCGAGAGGTTTGGGCTGGAGTATGCCAG TGCAGCTGGAGGGATGGCACGGCCGGTGCTGATCCACCGCGCGGTGCTGGGCTCCGTGGAGCGCATGGTGGCCGTGCTGGCCGAGAGCTGCGGCGGTAAATG GCCGCTCTGGCTCTCCCCACTGCAGGCAATGGTGATCCCGCAGGCACCTGACACTGAGGGCTATGCCCGCGAG GTCCATGCCATGCTGCGGCGGGACGGCGTGATGGCTGACCTGGATGCTGATGCGGGTGCCACACTGGGCAGGAAGATTCGCCGGGCACAACTCAACCACTACAACTTCCAGCTGG TGGTCGGCCGCAGGGAGCAGGAAAACTGCACCGTCAGCATCCGCACGCGGGACAACCGGCAGCTGGGGGAGCACAACCTGCACCAGGTGCTGCAGCGGCTGCGGGAGCTGCGGGACACCCGCGTCCCCAACGCTGAGGAACTCTTTtga
- the MCL1 gene encoding induced myeloid leukemia cell differentiation protein Mcl-1 isoform X1, translating into MFAVKRNAVIGFNLYCGGGGPGLVPASPAGDQPAPPAAAAAPAAATGSEVPRPLIGSAGLWASTGLAEAPRDPIGSGAAPHSPIGSGAAPHSPIGSEFAPHSLIGPATARRAPSDSTPRPVALWSPEEELDGYEPESERGPGGDSLPGTPPELPDDELRRDSLELILRYLREAAGEAEPSVKKLFPGLLGGPGRPGKTGNGVMEKALETLRRVGDGVMEKHELAFQGMLRKLEIKKEEDLQAVCEVAAHVFSDGVTNWGRVVTLISFGAFVAKHLKSINQEKCISSLAGIITDALVSSKREWLMSQGGWEGFVDFFRVEDLEGSIRNVLMAFAGVAGLGASLAYMIRWT; encoded by the exons ATGTTTGCCGTCAAACGGAACGCCGTCATCGGCTTCAATCTCTATTGCGGCGGAGGAGGCCCGGGCCTGGTGCCCGCTTCACCGGCAGGAGACCAACCCGCGCcacccgccgccgccgccgctccggcCGCCGCCACCGGCTCTGAGGTACCGCGGCCTCTGATTGGCTCAGCGGGGCTGTGGGCCTCCACCGGCCTCGCCGAAGCCCCCCGCGATCCTATTGGCTCCGGGGCTGCCCCCCACTCTCCGATTGGCTCCGGGGCTGCCCCCCACTCTCCGATTGGTTCCGAGTTTGCCCCCCACTCTCTGATTGGTCCCGCCACGGCCCGCCGGGCTCCGTCGGACTCCACACCGAGGCCCGTCGCTCTGTGGAGCCCCGAGGAGGAGTTGGACGGATACGAACCCGAATCCGAACGAGGCCCCGGGGGCGATTCGTTACCCGGTACACCGCCAGAACTGCCCGACGACGAGCTACGGCGGGATTCCTTAGAGCTCATCCTCCGGTATCTCCGGGAAGCGGCGGGAGAAGCGGAACCCAGCGTTAAAAAGCTTTTTCCGGGTCTATTGGGTGGGCCTGGACGGCCCGGTAAAACGGGGAACGGCGTCATGGAGAAAGCACTGGAAACGTTGAGGAGGGTCGGGGATGGAGTGATGGAGAAACACGAGCTGGCGTTCCAGG GAATGCTTCGGAAGCTGGAAATCAAGAAAGAAGAAGATCTGCAGGCAGTTTGTGAGGTGGCCGCTCACGTTTTCAGCGACGGAGTAACAAACTGGGGCCGAGTTGTCACGCTCATCTCATTTGGTGCCTTTGTTGCAAAACACCTGAAAAGCATCAACCAAGAGAAATGCATCAGCTCGTTGGCAGGGATCATCACAGACGCTTTGGTCTCATCCAAACGCGAGTGGCTGATGAGCCAGGGAGGCTGG gagGGTTTTGTCGACTTCTTCCGAGTCGAGGACCTGGAAGGCAGCATCAGGAACGTGCTGATGGCCTTTGCTGGAGTGGCCGGCCTGGGGGCGAGCTTGGCCTACATGATCCg CTGGACTTGA
- the MCL1 gene encoding induced myeloid leukemia cell differentiation protein Mcl-1 isoform X2: protein MFAVKRNAVIGFNLYCGGGGPGLVPASPAGDQPAPPAAAAAPAAATGSEVPRPLIGSAGLWASTGLAEAPRDPIGSGAAPHSPIGSGAAPHSPIGSEFAPHSLIGPATARRAPSDSTPRPVALWSPEEELDGYEPESERGPGGDSLPGTPPELPDDELRRDSLELILRYLREAAGEAEPSVKKLFPGLLGGPGRPGKTGNGVMEKALETLRRVGDGVMEKHELAFQGMLRKLEIKKEEDLQAVCEVAAHVFSDGVTNWGRVVTLISFGAFVAKHLKSINQEKCISSLAGIITDALVSSKREWLMSQGGWEGFVDFFRVEDLEGSIRNVLMAFAGVAGLGASLAYMIRMGAATEPAARGAPVRTCFLTGPAQQQRPPMGFRSVT, encoded by the exons ATGTTTGCCGTCAAACGGAACGCCGTCATCGGCTTCAATCTCTATTGCGGCGGAGGAGGCCCGGGCCTGGTGCCCGCTTCACCGGCAGGAGACCAACCCGCGCcacccgccgccgccgccgctccggcCGCCGCCACCGGCTCTGAGGTACCGCGGCCTCTGATTGGCTCAGCGGGGCTGTGGGCCTCCACCGGCCTCGCCGAAGCCCCCCGCGATCCTATTGGCTCCGGGGCTGCCCCCCACTCTCCGATTGGCTCCGGGGCTGCCCCCCACTCTCCGATTGGTTCCGAGTTTGCCCCCCACTCTCTGATTGGTCCCGCCACGGCCCGCCGGGCTCCGTCGGACTCCACACCGAGGCCCGTCGCTCTGTGGAGCCCCGAGGAGGAGTTGGACGGATACGAACCCGAATCCGAACGAGGCCCCGGGGGCGATTCGTTACCCGGTACACCGCCAGAACTGCCCGACGACGAGCTACGGCGGGATTCCTTAGAGCTCATCCTCCGGTATCTCCGGGAAGCGGCGGGAGAAGCGGAACCCAGCGTTAAAAAGCTTTTTCCGGGTCTATTGGGTGGGCCTGGACGGCCCGGTAAAACGGGGAACGGCGTCATGGAGAAAGCACTGGAAACGTTGAGGAGGGTCGGGGATGGAGTGATGGAGAAACACGAGCTGGCGTTCCAGG GAATGCTTCGGAAGCTGGAAATCAAGAAAGAAGAAGATCTGCAGGCAGTTTGTGAGGTGGCCGCTCACGTTTTCAGCGACGGAGTAACAAACTGGGGCCGAGTTGTCACGCTCATCTCATTTGGTGCCTTTGTTGCAAAACACCTGAAAAGCATCAACCAAGAGAAATGCATCAGCTCGTTGGCAGGGATCATCACAGACGCTTTGGTCTCATCCAAACGCGAGTGGCTGATGAGCCAGGGAGGCTGG gagGGTTTTGTCGACTTCTTCCGAGTCGAGGACCTGGAAGGCAGCATCAGGAACGTGCTGATGGCCTTTGCTGGAGTGGCCGGCCTGGGGGCGAGCTTGGCCTACATGATCCg GATGGGGGCGGCCACAGAACCAGCTGCTCGTGGGGCTCCGGTACGGACCTGCTTCCTCACAG gCCCCGCCCAGCAACAGCGTCCACCAATGGGCTTTCGATCTGTCACGTGA
- the ECM1 gene encoding extracellular matrix protein 1: MAALGLLLLLLGTAVANLNPQHEQLIQQSHEIQQLQQEEDFHLSPNIIASAGADDIPYPRAPSPTSTWGSILEGFPPAWPLPDALSRYCRSPSLVPRAPRPSLPPASFAHLRRQVAALDSFWPRLDRCCQHHAPLPCARRAWTDVLDTFCEDEFGVKTRQFHCCHRHGAARRRCFVDATVSTTEITEITEITVFEPVLVPSFPPGEPNVANMENICLLRGLRPSPKGLPAPRARFHSRLERDFGRCCHNSSLECAHTAWLRGLERFCREEGAVKTRQHRCCRRGVGYARSRCFATSAPHPDYDQELHNISLARPGPAMLRTLCGPIRLLSKRRPVPELLEAVTSTCCALPHDERSPCAEEQGQWGVEGVGMEGGVQHS, from the exons ATGGCCGCCCTcggcctcctcctcctcctcctcggcACCGCCG TGGCAAACCTGAATCCCCAGCATGAGCAACTGATCCAGCAATCCCACGAGATCCAGCAGT tgcagcaggaggaggactTCCATCTGTCCCCCAACATCATCGCATCAGCGGGGGCTGATGACATCCCGTACCCACGGGCGCCGTCACCCACCTCCACCTGGGGCAGCATCCTGGAGGGTTTCCCCCCAGCTTGGCCCCTGCCTGATGCCCTCAGCCGTTACTGCCGCAGCCCCTCGCTGGTACCCCGTGCCCCCCGGCCCTCGTTGCCCCCTGCTTCCTTCGCCCACCTCCGCAGGCAGGTGGCTGCACTCGACAGCTTCTGGCCTCGCCTGGACCGCTGCTGTCAGCATCACGCCCCGCTGCCCTGTGCCCGGCGGGCG TGGACCGACGTCTTGGACACGTTCTGCGAGGATGAATTTGGGGTGAAAACACGGCAGTTCCATTGCTGTCACCGACACGGGGCTGCGCGACGCCGCTGCTTCGTCGACGCCACCGTGTCCACCACCGAGATCACCGAGATCACTGAGATCACCGTCTTTGAGCCCGTCCTCGTGCCATCCTTCCCCCCCGGCGAGCCCAACGTGGCCAACATGGAGAACATCTGCCTCCTGCGGGGGCTGCGGCCCAGTCCCAAAGGCCTCCCTGCACCCCGGGCCCGGTTCCACAGCCGGCTGGAGCGTGACTTTGGTCGCTGCTGCCACAACAGCAGCCTGGAGTGCGCCCACACTGCC TGGTTGAGGGGGTTGGAGCGCTTCTGTCGGGAGGAGGGGGCTGTGAAGACCCGGCAGCACcgctgctgcaggaggggggTGGGCTATGCCAGGAGCCGCTGCTTCGCCACCTCCGCCCCCCACCCTGACTATGACCAGGAGCTTCACAACATCAGCCTGGCCCGACCCGGCCCTGCCATGCTACGCACCCTCTGCGGACCCATCCGGCTGCTCAGCAAGCG ACGCCCTgtgccagagctgctggaagctgtgaCCTCCACGTGCTGCGCGCTGCCCCACGACGAGAGGAGCCCCTGTGCCGAGGAGCAGGGGCAATGGGGGGTCGAGGGGGTGGGCATGGAGGGGGGGGTTCAACACTCCTGA